Proteins from a genomic interval of Bacteroidales bacterium:
- a CDS encoding T9SS type A sorting domain-containing protein, with product MKNFYFILFLILSLLTLEKANSQQWHETDKTLPVPYLNNASDQYGSSVSIDGNYAIVGASGFNDMQGSAYILHYNGTSWETLAKLTASDWASNDHFGHSVSISGDVALVGAYKDNVNGSYSGSAYIFKKPETGWVDTTETAKLTASNGAYYDHFGYSVSISGDVVLIGAIYKYDNGSAYIFEKPETGWVDMTETAWLTASDAAYDDDYFGWSVSISGNVALIGAHNDDDNGSESGSAYIFEKPVSGWVDTTETAKLTASDGASYDYFGYSVSISGDVALIGAYGDADYGSYSGSAYIFEKPVSGWVDTTETAKLTASDGAINDRFGCSVSLFGDVAIVGARDDADNGLYSGSAYVFEQPVTGWVNITETAKLVTLDGEYGDNFGYSVSLSGDVALIGTHLDDDNGKNSGSAYIFEKPVTGWVNMTETIKILPQPYSNNINHYYGSSVFIDGDYAIIGAYGFNGFDDYIGCAYILHYNGTNWETLARLTASDGASGDYFGYSVSISGDVAIVGAYQDDDNGLESGSAYIFEKPVSGWVDMTETAKLIASDGESNDYFGYSVSISGDVALIGAYRDDDNGIACGSAYIFEKPVTGWVNSTETAKLLASDGPGYYDHFGYSVSISGHVAIIGAPGNYSNTGSAYIFEKPETGWVDTSETASFNAVGSDFGCSVSISGDVALVGAYNGRIAGVYEKPPTGWAGWIPNTAKLVASDNESYFGRSVSISGDVALIGAYDNGAYIFKKPANGWVDTTETQKFISQEEEINDYFGYSVSIFEDMALISAYRDDDNGPISGSAYFFKNFYLFEEEAAICNGEIYSWHESNYTATGIYYDSLLSINDVDSIYVLDLIVNPVYNFSEDTTICGTFIWHGNEYNTSGIYYDSITTTNGCDSVYELTLIVNSVYLIEEAVAICEGETYFTQGELQTEPGTYYDTLQTVFGCDSVIVTNLTVNAVFETVVEPAICEGENYFAQGELQTEPGTYYDTLQTVFGCDSVIVTNLTVNAVFETVVEPVICEGESYFAQGEYQTLSGTYYDTLQTVLGCDSVIITNLTVNAVYETPVSSDICAGESYDFFGTELSESGDYSHTLTSINSCDSVIALTLTVYPLPIVNLGNDTTIYDTDLILLDAGEGFAGYEWNDGSTSQTLEVNGTLLDTISYTYSVTVTDNNSCSNSDTIVITIKSSTDILSINTNPAIVKLYPNPTTGLINLSIENIGKDKIIVNIVSIDGKVIYTKEFENIADKIIEELDLTNHRKGIYLIKVFNNKTVKTERLILD from the coding sequence ATGAAAAATTTTTACTTTATTTTATTTCTAATTTTAAGCCTTTTAACTTTAGAAAAAGCAAACTCACAACAATGGCATGAAACAGATAAAACATTGCCTGTGCCATATCTGAATAATGCAAGTGATCAATATGGTAGTTCTGTATCAATTGATGGAAATTATGCAATTGTTGGCGCTTCCGGTTTTAATGATATGCAGGGTAGCGCCTACATATTACATTATAATGGTACAAGCTGGGAAACTTTGGCTAAATTAACAGCTTCAGATTGGGCAAGTAATGATCATTTCGGCCATTCGGTAAGCATTTCCGGGGATGTGGCGCTTGTTGGCGCATACAAGGATAATGTCAATGGTTCATATAGCGGCTCAGCCTATATTTTTAAAAAACCTGAAACCGGTTGGGTCGATACTACTGAAACAGCTAAATTGACTGCTTCAAATGGGGCATATTATGATCATTTCGGCTACTCGGTAAGCATTTCTGGGGATGTGGTGCTTATTGGGGCAATCTATAAATATGACAATGGTTCAGCCTATATTTTTGAAAAACCTGAAACCGGTTGGGTTGATATGACTGAAACCGCATGGTTGACTGCTTCAGACGCGGCATATGATGATGATTATTTCGGATGGTCAGTAAGCATTTCCGGGAATGTAGCGCTTATTGGTGCACACAATGATGATGACAATGGTTCAGAAAGCGGCTCTGCGTATATCTTTGAAAAACCTGTAAGCGGTTGGGTCGATACTACTGAAACCGCCAAATTAACTGCTTCAGACGGGGCAAGTTATGATTACTTCGGATATTCAGTAAGCATTTCCGGGGATGTAGCCCTTATTGGTGCATACGGGGATGCTGACTATGGTTCATATAGCGGCTCTGCCTATATCTTTGAAAAACCTGTAAGCGGTTGGGTGGATACTACTGAAACTGCTAAATTAACGGCTTCAGATGGGGCAATTAATGATCGTTTCGGCTGCTCGGTAAGCCTTTTCGGGGATGTGGCTATTGTTGGTGCAAGAGATGATGCTGACAATGGTTTATATAGCGGCTCAGCCTATGTTTTTGAACAACCTGTAACAGGATGGGTTAATATTACTGAAACTGCCAAATTAGTGACTTTAGATGGCGAATATGGTGATAATTTCGGCTATTCAGTGAGCCTTTCCGGGGATGTGGCGCTTATTGGTACACACCTTGATGATGACAATGGTAAAAATAGCGGCTCAGCCTATATTTTTGAAAAACCTGTAACCGGCTGGGTAAATATGACCGAAACAATTAAAATACTGCCACAACCATATTCAAATAATATTAATCATTATTATGGTTCTTCTGTATTTATTGATGGAGATTATGCTATTATTGGTGCTTATGGTTTTAATGGTTTTGATGATTATATAGGTTGCGCCTACATATTGCATTACAATGGTACAAATTGGGAAACATTAGCCCGGTTAACTGCTTCAGACGGGGCAAGTGGTGATTATTTTGGCTACTCTGTAAGCATTTCGGGCGATGTGGCGATTGTTGGTGCATACCAAGATGATGATAACGGTCTTGAAAGTGGTTCTGCCTATATTTTTGAAAAACCTGTAAGCGGTTGGGTTGATATGACTGAAACCGCTAAATTAATTGCTTCAGATGGGGAAAGTAATGATTATTTCGGCTATTCGGTAAGCATTTCCGGCGATGTAGCACTAATTGGAGCTTACAGGGATGACGACAATGGTATCGCATGCGGTTCTGCCTATATTTTTGAAAAACCAGTAACCGGGTGGGTCAATAGTACTGAAACCGCTAAGTTACTTGCTTCAGACGGGCCAGGGTACTATGATCATTTCGGATATTCGGTAAGCATTTCCGGGCATGTAGCTATTATTGGTGCACCCGGGAATTATTCGAATACTGGTTCAGCCTATATCTTTGAAAAACCTGAAACCGGTTGGGTCGATACTTCTGAAACAGCTAGTTTTAATGCAGTTGGGTCAGATTTCGGATGTTCAGTAAGCATTTCAGGCGATGTAGCGCTAGTTGGTGCATACAATGGCCGCATTGCCGGTGTTTATGAAAAACCTCCAACAGGTTGGGCTGGTTGGATTCCTAACACTGCAAAATTAGTTGCTTCTGACAATGAAAGTTATTTTGGTAGGTCGGTAAGCATTTCAGGGGATGTAGCACTTATTGGTGCTTACGATAATGGTGCATATATTTTTAAAAAACCTGCAAACGGTTGGGTTGATACGACTGAAACCCAAAAATTTATTTCTCAAGAAGAGGAAATTAATGATTATTTCGGCTACTCGGTAAGCATTTTTGAAGATATGGCGCTTATTAGTGCGTATAGGGATGATGACAATGGTCCAATAAGCGGCTCTGCGTATTTTTTCAAAAATTTTTATTTATTTGAAGAAGAAGCAGCTATTTGTAATGGTGAAATTTACTCATGGCACGAAAGTAATTACACAGCAACAGGAATTTATTACGATTCTTTGCTTTCTATTAATGATGTAGATAGTATTTACGTGCTTGACCTAATAGTAAATCCTGTTTACAATTTCAGCGAAGACACAACTATCTGTGGAACTTTCATCTGGCATGGCAATGAATATAATACATCAGGAATCTATTATGATTCAATAACAACTACTAATGGTTGTGATAGTGTGTATGAACTCACATTAATTGTAAATTCTGTTTATTTGATTGAAGAAGCAGTCGCAATCTGCGAAGGGGAAACCTACTTTACACAAGGCGAATTACAAACCGAGCCAGGAACATATTATGATACACTACAAACTGTTTTTGGTTGCGACAGTGTGATAGTTACTAATTTGACCGTTAATGCTGTTTTTGAAACAGTTGTTGAACCGGCAATCTGCGAAGGCGAAAATTATTTTGCACAAGGCGAATTGCAAACCGAACCGGGAACATATTACGATACACTACAAACTGTTTTTGGTTGCGACAGTGTGATAGTTACTAATTTGACCGTTAATGCTGTTTTTGAAACAGTTGTTGAACCGGTAATCTGCGAAGGCGAAAGCTACTTTGCACAAGGTGAATATCAAACATTATCAGGAACTTATTACGACACTCTGCAAACCGTTTTAGGTTGCGACAGTGTAATAATAACTAATCTTACAGTTAATGCTGTATATGAAACACCTGTTTCTTCTGATATTTGTGCAGGAGAATCTTATGATTTCTTTGGAACCGAACTTTCCGAATCCGGTGATTACTCTCATACACTAACTTCTATAAATAGTTGCGACAGCGTGATTGCTCTCACTTTAACTGTTTATCCTTTACCAATTGTCAATTTAGGAAATGACACAACTATCTATGATACTGATCTGATTCTTTTAGACGCCGGCGAAGGTTTTGCAGGATATGAATGGAATGACGGCTCAACAAGTCAGACTTTAGAAGTAAATGGTACTCTTTTGGATACTATTTCTTATACTTATTCTGTAACAGTTACAGATAATAATTCATGTTCAAATTCCGATACGATAGTAATTACAATTAAGAGTAGCACAGATATTCTTTCAATAAACACAAATCCTGCAATTGTAAAATTATATCCGAACCCGACAACAGGCTTAATTAATTTAAGTATTGAAAATATTGGAAAGGATAAAATAATTGTAAATATTGTATCAATAGACGGGAAGGTAATATACACAAAGGAATTTGAGAATATAGCTGACAAAATTATTGAAGAACTTGATTTAACAAACCATAGAAAAGGTATATACCTAATCAAAGTCTTTAATAATAAAACAGTAAAAACAGAAAGATTGATACTAGATTAG
- a CDS encoding S9 family peptidase has product MENIKPPVAEKIKKELTIHGDTRIDNYYWLNKRDNPKVIDYLKAENEYTKERLKHTEKFQEKLFNEIVGRIKQTDESVPYKNNGYYYYTRYEEGKEYPIYCRKKENLEANEEILINVNEMAKGYSYYQLTGLSVSMDNKLLSFGVDTVSRRKYTIYIKDIETGKIFTEKINNTTGRAVWANDNKTIFYTLKDETLRAYKILKHKLGEDVLNDKELFTETDETYYTYISKTKSNKYLIIKSKSTLSSEYRFLDADNTDGEFKIIQKREKDLEYSISHYKDKFYIVTNFNAKNFRLMETPVCKTDKENWKEIIPHRNDVLIKKIEVFNDYIVVSERENGLIQLKVIELKNNNEYFIDFGEETYEAYISVNYEFETNLLRYKYSSLTTPSSTFDFDMKTKEKKLLKQQEIIGDFNSDNYVSERLYANARDGKKVPISLVYRKGLEKNGNNPLLLYSYGSYGSSVEPYFSSIRLSLLDRGFVYAIAHIRGGQELGREWYEDGKLLNKKNTFTDFIDCAEYLIEQKFTNKSKLFALGGSAGGLLMGVIINMRPDLFKGVVAAVPFVDVVTTMLDEDIPLTTSEYDEWGNPNEKVYYDYMLSYSPYDNVEKMNYPAMLVTTGLHDSQVQYWEPAKWLAKLRDKKTDNNMLLLYTNMEYGHGGASGRFERYKEIALDYAFFLNLLDVNE; this is encoded by the coding sequence ATGGAAAACATTAAACCGCCTGTTGCTGAAAAAATTAAAAAGGAATTAACAATTCATGGTGATACAAGAATTGATAATTATTATTGGCTTAATAAAAGAGACAATCCTAAGGTAATTGATTATTTGAAAGCTGAAAATGAATATACAAAAGAGAGATTAAAACATACTGAAAAATTTCAGGAAAAGTTATTTAATGAGATTGTTGGAAGAATTAAACAAACAGACGAATCTGTACCATATAAAAATAATGGATATTATTACTATACCAGATATGAAGAAGGGAAAGAATATCCGATATATTGCCGGAAAAAAGAAAATTTAGAAGCAAATGAAGAAATATTAATAAATGTTAATGAAATGGCAAAAGGATACAGTTATTATCAGCTTACAGGATTAAGTGTAAGTATGGATAATAAATTACTTTCCTTTGGTGTTGATACGGTTAGCAGAAGAAAATATACAATTTATATAAAAGATATAGAAACCGGAAAAATATTTACTGAAAAGATTAATAATACAACAGGAAGAGCTGTATGGGCTAATGATAATAAAACAATTTTTTATACTTTAAAAGACGAAACACTTCGTGCTTATAAAATATTAAAACATAAACTTGGAGAAGATGTATTGAACGACAAAGAACTGTTTACCGAAACAGATGAAACATATTATACTTATATAAGTAAAACAAAATCAAATAAATATTTAATTATCAAGTCAAAAAGTACTCTTTCAAGCGAATACAGATTTCTTGATGCAGACAATACTGATGGTGAATTTAAAATAATTCAAAAAAGGGAAAAAGACCTTGAATATTCAATATCGCATTATAAAGATAAATTTTATATAGTTACAAATTTTAATGCTAAGAATTTCCGTTTAATGGAAACTCCGGTTTGTAAGACTGATAAAGAAAACTGGAAAGAAATTATTCCGCATAGGAATGATGTTTTAATTAAAAAAATAGAGGTTTTTAATGATTATATTGTGGTAAGTGAACGAGAAAATGGCTTAATTCAACTCAAAGTAATTGAATTAAAAAATAATAATGAATATTTTATTGATTTTGGCGAAGAAACATACGAAGCATATATTTCTGTTAATTATGAATTTGAAACCAATTTGCTTCGTTACAAATATTCTTCATTAACAACACCAAGTTCTACTTTTGATTTCGATATGAAAACAAAAGAAAAAAAATTACTCAAACAACAAGAAATAATAGGCGATTTTAATTCTGATAATTATGTTTCAGAAAGGTTGTATGCAAATGCAAGGGATGGAAAAAAAGTTCCTATTTCACTTGTTTACAGGAAAGGTTTAGAAAAAAATGGGAATAATCCTTTGCTATTATATAGTTATGGCTCATACGGTTCGTCTGTTGAACCTTATTTTAGTTCTATAAGGCTTAGTTTATTAGACAGAGGATTTGTATATGCTATTGCACATATCCGTGGCGGACAGGAATTAGGACGAGAGTGGTACGAAGACGGGAAATTACTTAACAAAAAAAATACATTTACTGATTTTATTGATTGTGCTGAATATTTGATAGAGCAAAAATTTACAAATAAATCAAAATTGTTTGCATTAGGTGGTAGTGCAGGTGGATTATTAATGGGAGTAATTATTAATATGCGTCCTGACCTTTTCAAAGGAGTAGTTGCAGCAGTTCCGTTTGTTGATGTAGTAACAACAATGCTTGATGAAGATATTCCTTTAACCACAAGTGAATATGATGAATGGGGAAATCCTAATGAAAAAGTTTATTATGACTATATGTTATCTTATTCACCTTATGATAATGTTGAGAAAATGAATTATCCTGCAATGCTCGTTACAACAGGTTTGCACGATTCACAAGTTCAATACTGGGAGCCGGCAAAATGGCTTGCAAAACTAAGGGATAAAAAAACCGATAATAATATGTTGCTTCTTTATACTAATATGGAATATGGACATGGAGGAGCATCAGGAAGATTTGAAAGATACAAGGAAATCGCATTAGATTATGCTTTTTTCCTTAATTTATTGGATGTTAATGAATAG
- the meaB gene encoding methylmalonyl Co-A mutase-associated GTPase MeaB: MKKSLKNKSALSVNNGIEQPPSVDENAVKKFKTRKKKLLTVNEYVTGIKKGDITILSQAITLIESSLITHHNLAQEIIEKCLPYSGNSIRIGITGVPGVGKSTFIETFGKEITNKGKKLAVLAIDPSSERSKGSILGDKTRMEELSIDTNAYIRPSPSAGTLGGVARKTRETIILCESAGFDTIFIETVGVGQSETAVHSMVDFFLLLMLAGAGDELQGIKRGIMEMADMIAITKSDGENIGKTKLAAREYKNALHFFPPTPSGWEQKVVLCSAISKAGINDIWENIIKYHKLTLDNNYFNIRRKEQAKYWMYQSINEQLKSNFYNHPDISAKLSMYENDVMNKKISPFIAAKKLLNYYFNNK, encoded by the coding sequence ATCAGTGAATAATGGGATTGAACAACCACCTTCTGTTGATGAAAATGCTGTTAAAAAATTTAAAACAAGAAAAAAGAAACTTCTAACAGTTAATGAATATGTTACAGGCATTAAAAAAGGTGACATTACCATACTAAGTCAGGCAATAACATTAATTGAAAGTTCTTTAATTACTCATCATAATCTTGCTCAGGAAATAATTGAAAAATGTTTACCTTATTCGGGAAATTCAATAAGGATTGGAATTACAGGTGTCCCGGGAGTAGGAAAAAGTACATTTATTGAAACATTTGGAAAAGAAATAACAAATAAAGGAAAAAAACTTGCTGTTCTTGCCATTGACCCAAGTAGTGAGCGTTCAAAAGGAAGTATATTAGGCGACAAAACAAGAATGGAAGAACTTTCTATTGATACTAATGCATATATTCGTCCTTCACCTTCTGCAGGAACGCTCGGAGGAGTAGCAAGGAAAACACGGGAAACAATAATTTTATGTGAATCAGCAGGTTTCGATACTATTTTTATAGAAACAGTTGGTGTCGGACAGTCTGAAACTGCTGTGCACTCAATGGTTGATTTTTTTCTTTTATTGATGCTTGCCGGTGCGGGAGATGAATTGCAGGGAATAAAAAGAGGAATAATGGAAATGGCTGATATGATTGCTATAACAAAATCCGATGGCGAAAATATAGGAAAAACAAAGCTGGCAGCAAGAGAATATAAAAATGCTTTACATTTTTTTCCTCCAACCCCGTCAGGATGGGAACAAAAGGTTGTTTTATGTTCAGCAATAAGTAAAGCAGGTATTAATGATATATGGGAAAATATTATAAAATATCATAAATTAACCCTTGATAATAACTATTTTAATATAAGAAGAAAAGAACAAGCAAAATATTGGATGTATCAGTCTATTAATGAGCAGTTAAAGTCAAATTTTTATAATCATCCTGATATTTCAGCTAAATTATCTATGTATGAAAATGATGTTATGAATAAAAAAATCAGTCCGTTTATAGCAGCAAAAAAACTTTTAAATTATTATTTTAACAACAAATAA